The Mucilaginibacter rubeus genomic interval TTGATGCTTTTACGGGTAGTAATATCAATAGCCGCGTTCCTGATAGAGTCACGTTCTTTGGTGCTGGTAGCAGCCGCCAGCGACGCCTTTAATTCAACATCCGGCGCGCCGGGATCGTATTGCGGCATGCTCCTTTGCGATGATAAATTGATATACGCCGGAATATGAATACCACTTTTATCCGGGAAAAACTTGCCCAGCTCCACATTAGCTGATACATCATAAGTTTGATCATCGCTTTGGCTACGGTCATTCAACCTTGAATCCAAAGTACCAAAACCAATGGTTGTTTTACTTCCCGATACGGTGATATCGGCAAAGTCGGCAAGCTTGGCATCAATCCTTGCGGTGGCCGCCCATCCACCACGCTGATCAAAATCGGTAAGGCGCAACTCATCAAACCAAACCGTTCCTGATTTATCCAAACCATCATCCGGAATAGCATTAGTGCCTTTATAAGGGTTCCGTACGCCCAGCATAATGGTACGCAGTTTACTTAAATCGGGCTGGCCTTTTATGTAAACCACCTTATCTCCCTCTGTGTATTTGAACAACTGGTTGTACGCCACGTTGGAGTGATTGCGTGCAAGCTTGGCGCGTACAAGCAGGTCAAGTTCCAGGTCCATTTCGTTAACATCGGGCCAGATAGCTCCCGGATCGCTGGTACCCGGCTGGGTTATTTTTAGTGGCAACTCGTACTCGTAATAGTTATCCTGGTAATCAACTCCCAAACGGATAAACGCGTTCAGATCATTATCTTTTACGTAATCACCCTCGGCATGGATAAACATTTGCAGCCGTTTATACTTACGCAGGTCGTTATAAAACGTGCGGAAGGCGGCTCTTGAATAACCATCGCGCAGGCTTTTTACGTTGATCGATAAAGATTGCTCGTTAAGCTTGGTATTGGTTTGCAGGTTATTGTAATTACGCTGACGGTTGATACCCGGTGGCACCACATAAGGAATAGGCGTACGGTTACCGTTTTCTTCAATATTTACAGCCTGTACGTCAATGGTCGAATTGTCTATAGGCGGGTTTTGAATTGCCGGATCAGCAATTACATTCAGCGGATTTTTTTCGGTGTTGAAAGCACGCCATTCGCCACGCACCAGTTCAAGGGTCGCAAAGCGGAGCACCGCGGTATCGGCAAAATTGGTCATGAACATCCTCATGAAGCGGATGGCCTTAAAATCCTGGATGTTACCCACCCTCGACTGATAATCGGTAATTGGGATCCGGAACTGGTACCAGTTAACAGCCTGCGTTGTACCATTGGGCAGCTTTACCTGTGCGGTAACTTTATCGCTGATATAATTTTGACCTACCACCATATCGGCCGGACGCATAGACACTTTATACTGAAAGTAGGAATCTTCCTGGCTCATGTTATTGTCGCGGTTAATATCCTCGCCATCGGGCAGTGAGGTTGAGGCCGAGTTTTGCAAACCAAGTTCGGCCTGCGATTGCTGAGCCGTTTTAGAGTTGCCATCGGTACCGTTGTATTTGCTGTAACGGTCAAGAATGCCGGCGCGGGCCTGATCGAGCGCGGGGCCCTGGTAATATTGATAATCGTCAGATGAAGGGTCGGCCGCATAAGTATTTGCAGCTTGCGCGTTCAGCTGACCTTTTATTTGCTGAACAACGGGCGCAAATTTAGTTTGCTCGTCCTGATCGTTCATACCATCTAAACCAACGTCTTGCAGTTTACGGGCATCGGGATTGTTATCAAAAGCGTTAACAACCGGTTGTAATTTAGATACCCTGCCCCAGTTGGTTTCGTCAACCTTGGTCATGTCGCCATCAACAGGTAAACTGTTCTCTAAGCTTTTGCGTCCATCCTTCAAGATATCCTCAGAGATGGATCCCAGGTTAAAATAAAGATCACCACCTGCCGAGTTTGGCTTGTAAATAAATGGATCAAGCACCCAAAACTCAATGTATGATACGTTTAATGATTCAAAATCGTTGGTTTCCAATTTCCTGAACATACCGCCCCAACGGGTTTTAGGATTTTGTAAGGTACCATCGGGATTAATGCCTGTTGTTGTATAGTTGTAAGGGCCACGAATGGTTGGGTAAAAAGCCATGTTCAACGTGGCCAGGCTAAGCGGCTGGCCGGTGGCCGATTGCTTGTAAGGAAATACTTCCTGCTCAATCACCTGCCTTACGTAGTGATTGGAAAGCTCGCTTCTTGACACTGGGATAGAACCTGTATTGGTATAAAATATAGGGTCGATATTATAGAAAGCCAGCCTCGCACGGTTGTAACCATAGCTCAGGTTATCAAACAAAGTCGATTCGGTAAACAGTTGCGGGGTACCCGAAATTTGCCAGGCGTTGGCGGCCTTAACATCAATTACCGACTGGCTATTTTCAAAGTCATCAAGATACGATGTTCCATTTTTTGAACCTGCGAAGTTCAACGCTCCGGGACTACCCGGCATCAGTTTGGCAAACTCACCGTAGAAATTGATAGATGACGGCACTTTGGTATGGATACCTGGGATCTTGTCAACGAGCCTTGTTAAGAAACGTGAGTTTGAACTGTAGTTAGCGTCAAAACCCCAGATTGTATTTGAAATAGATTCTTCGCCTGCCACTTCGTTTTGGGTAAGGGGCTGCTCGGTAAGGTGCATCAGGGTGGCACCTAATTGAAGCTTATCACTGGCATGGTAATCAAGCCTTGTACCGTATAACGATTTTTGCTGAACACCAAACAGCTCGTTATTCTCCAACTTCACGGTAATAGGCTGACCGGACGATAACAGCGCCTGGTTCAGGATCCTGATCCGACCGGCATTATAATCAACTGTATAATCGTTTCCCTCTTGTAATTTCACTGTACCGGCAGTAACGTTTACCGAGCCCTGCGGAATATTAACCGCGTTCAGCTGATACTCTGAACCTCCCGTTGAAGTATACGTACCTTTAATAACATACCTGTTTAAAGCCGGGAAATATTGCTGCGCGATGGTTTTGGTTGAATCATACAAGGCCTGGTAAACATATCGTTTAGTCAGGTCGGTTTCGCCGGGGGTAAATTGTGCGGCCAGATCCGAACCAAAAGGTTCCACTACCGGGAATGAAATGCGTCCGTTTTGCGAATCGATAGTGATGCCCTCCAAAAAGTCAAAGTAACCATCGGGCTTTTTATCACTTTGCTGGTTCAGGTTATCAAGCCCTGCTATCTGCAACCATAATTTACCTTTGGTATTTTGCCCCTCTTCCATTACCGTTTTTTCGATACCCGATTTATCATCAAGACGGGTAACAGTTAATTTAAAGTTGGTTGGAGCTATCTGGAAAGCACCAAGGGAGTAAATGTTTTTCATCATCAAATCCCAGGTTGGCAGGTTGGTTTTCAGCAACTCGCCTTTCAGCAACTTTACAAAGAGTACGTTTGGCGTATTGGGGTTAACAGCAACGTCGCTACTGAACTCGCCTACCTGGTACTGTACACCGTTAACTGTGTACTGGTAGGCCACTGCCAGTACCTCATCATTATTTAAAGGATAATTTAGGGAGATATAACCTAACTGCGGGTGCAGGGTATACTCTTTATCAGTTAGCTTGCGGGCGTAGGTTAGTTTTGAATAGTTATCTGTACTGCCCGATCCCTGGAAAAAATTAGCGACATCATTAGAGTTGGTAAGCCTTGCATTTTGAGGCAAAACCGATAACAGGTTATTAGACTGCTGTGCAAAACCAGGGCCTTTAAAACCGGCAGGTAAGGCGCTGCCACCGCCAACAATCCTTGTTTTATTGTACGGGTTATTTTCGCCCAAATCAATAAAGCCTAATATATCGCGGGAGTCAGTTGTTACGTTGGTACGGTTGGTTGTCCAAACCTCAATTTTAGTAATGTTGATATTGGAGCTAATGATCGGGATGTTGGCTAAGGCCCGGTTGTAATTGTTCCTGAAATATTGTGATAGGAAGAAGTGTTTGTTAGCCTCGTAATCCGCAGGTGTTAACCTAAACTCGCCCTGCTGAGAGCCATTGGTAATCGTGATAGTTTTTGATTGCGACCGCTGTTGCGAAAAGATACTGGTAACATCTAACCGGCCAAATTTCAGTTTGGTTTTAACGCCAAAAAGCGCCTGGCTACCGGTAATCAATGTTGTATTAAGCGGCATGCTAACCGTACCAGCCTCAATTTTTTGAATGATCTCATCGGGCGAACCTGTATAGTCAAGCTTGATCTGGTTTTCAAACTGGAACTGCGCATCGGTGTTGTAATTGGTCGTAATTTTTAATTTATCGCCTATGTTACCTGTTACATTAAGCTGGATACGCTGATCGAAATTAAAATTAAACTGGCTCCGTTGACGGGTATTAAAAAGCGGGTTCTGATTTTTATTTACCTGCCCGGCCAATATCATTTCCGCCGAACCCTGCGGCCGGATATCAATCACCGAACTGCCAAAGATCTGTTCAAACGTGTGGCTCCTCACTTTTATAGGCGGTATAAAGCCCGGTTGCTGAGAGTCGTAAGCATAATTATCGGCCAGTTGCTGAAAATACCCGCGCTGCGTTGACCGTTCCTTAAGTCTTAAATATTGTTCAAACGTAAGGTATTGCGGTGGGCGATAGAGCAGGTTCCCTACTCTTTCATATAAAATATAACGGTTTGTGGCCGGATCATATTCAATGGTACGCACCAGGTTGGCCGGGTCAGCATTGAAAATACCTTCCCTCATCCGCTGGCTTCGTGGCGCGGTTAGGTTTATTGGTACATTTGATTTGGTTGTATCATTTTTGGCCGCAGGAGTAGGCTTTTGTTGTGCATACACATTACCCAGCCCCCCGAACACCACAATGAACAACACACTTATAAGTGTCTTATAAGTAAATACTTTGGTCAAAAGTTAGTAGATATATATCCGTAATTATAGAGTTTTTAAAGCGAACTTAATAAGCTCTTCAACCGTTAATTCGCCATTATTTTTCTTAATCTCCTGATCCAATACTTTTTCGGCCGTGTTGCGCGCAAAACCCAGCATCACCAATGCCGACAAGGCTTCATCCTTAACGGTCTGGCTTACCGGTACAACGGTTAATGTATCTGGTCCTTCCTTGCGCAGCTTATCCTGAAGCTCCAGGATAATACGCTGGGCCGACTTAGGGCCAATGCCTTTTATCCGCTGGATCAACGAAACATTACCGTTTACAATAGCCGCCTGGATTTCGGCCGGGGTTATGGATGATAACATCATCCTTGCCGTATTTGGCCCTATGCCCGAAATGGAGATCAAATGTAAGAACAACCTGCGCTCACCTTCGGTAGCAAAACCGTAAAGGGTGTGCGCGTCCTCTTTTACGTGTAACCACGCAAAGAGTTTGCATTTTTCGTCTTCGCCTATACCCGAATAGGTATTTACAGAAATATTGATATGATACCCTACCCCTCCTGCATCTATAACCACATACGACGGGCTTTTAAACATTAGTTTCCCACTAATATAATCATACATATATTATTACTTTATTAAGTTTATTAAAACAAAGATTTTGCAGGCTAAACTGCCTCTACAGTGATTATCCAAAGATAAAATTCCGGCGTCATTATATTAATATAAAGACAAACAAAAAGCTGCGGTATCATCAGTTAAAAAAATAAAGACGCTAAGCGTTTCAATGCCAGCGTCTTTATCAAAAGATATACTTATTTATTAAGTTAAATATTAACTGTTAGCAGCGGCTTTTGCCTGTGCATCAACCACAGCAATGGTAACCATGTTTACAATTTCGCGCACCGAACTGCCTAATTGCAATACGTGTACCGGCTTCTTCAAGCCAACTAATATCGGCCCTACCGCTTCGGCGCCACCTATCTCCTGCAAAAGTTTGTAAGCTATATTGCCCGATTCCAGGTTAGGGAAAATCAGCGTATTTGCCGGTTTTCCATTAAGCGTTGAGAACGGAAAGTTATCTGCAAGCAAATCTGCATTGAGCGCAAAGTTGGCCTGCATATCACCATCAACTACCATATCCGGATACTTTTCATGCAGGATAGCTACCGTCTCCCGCGTTTTTTCAGGAACCTCACCCTCATTTGAACCAAAGTTTGAGTAAGATAACACCGCGATTCTTGGGCTGATATTAAATTGCTTTACCGAGCGTTCTATGAGTACTGTAATATCTACCAGGTCGTTAACACAAGGGTTTACGTTCACCGTGGTATCGCCAAAAAACACCGGCCCCTTAGCTGTAATCATCATATACATACCTGCAACACGGTTCACCCCTTCCTCTGTACCAATAATCTGCAATGCAGGTTTCACTGTAGTTACATAGTTTTTGGTTAAGCCGGAGATTAAAGCATCGGCACGGCCAAACTGCACCATACATGCGCCGTAGTAGTTACGGTCTACCAATTGCTTTTTAGCCTCGTACAGGGTTATCCCTCTGCGCTGGCGTTTATTGTATAAAAACTCAGCGTACTCGTCCATATGTTCACAACCCTCGCGCGGGTCGATGATGTGAACATCTCCTAAATCAAGGTCGTTATCCTGGATAATCTTTTTGATCCTTGCTTCATTACCCAATAAAATAGGAGTAGCAATACCTTCTTCTTTTACAATCTGAGCAGATCTCAGGATTTTATAATTATCTGCCTCGGCAAATACAACACGCTTAGGGTCCTGTTTCGCTTTAGCGGTAAGGTTACGTAGTAATTTATCATTTGTACCCAAACGTGACCTTAATTCTTCCTGATAAGCATCCCAATCAGTGATCACCTTACGGGCTACTCCAGATGCTATAGCTGCTTTTGCTACCGCCATAGATACCTCGGTGATCAGCCTTTGATCCATCGGTTTCGGGATAATATAATCCTTGCCAAATTTAAGGTTGGTAAGGTTATACGCCAGGTTAACAGCTTCCGGAACCGGCTTTTTAGCCATCTCGGCGATAGCGTGCGTGGCCGCTATTTTCATTTCTTCGTTAATAGCAGTTGCCCTAACGTCAAGTGCTCCGCGGAAAATATAAGGGAAACCAAGTACATTATTTACCTGGTTAGGAAAATCTGAACGACCAGTTGCCATAATGATATCGTTGCGGGTGCCGGCTGCAAGGTCATAATCAATTTCGGGCACCGGGTTGGCCATTGCAAAAACAATAGGTTTTTTAGCCATCGCCTTTAACATATCCGGCGTTACCACATTACCAGCCGAAAGACCAACAAACACATCGGCATCCTTCATAGCATCGGCCAGTGTTTTAACATCGGTGCGGGTGGTAGCAAATTCCATCCTGATATCATCAAGATCGGTACGGTCATGGTTTAAAACGCCATTGATGTCAAACATCACCAGGTTCTCTTTTTTAACTCCTAATGACAAATACATTTTTGAGCATGATACCGCGGCGGCACCCGCGCCGTTAACTACCATTTTTATCTTATCCAGCTTTTTACCCTGTATTTCGCAGGCATTCATCAAAGCTGCGCCCGATATAATGGCGGTACCATGCTGATCGTCATGCATTACCGGGATATTCATTTCCGCTTTCAACCTGCGTTCGATTTCAAAGCAGGTTGGGGCCGAGATATCTTCAAGGTTTACACCACCAAAAGTGGGTTCAAGCGCCTTAACTATATTTACAAAATCATCAACACTTTTGGCGTTAAGCTCAAGGTCAAAAACGTCGATATCCGCATAGATCTTAAAAAGCAGCCCCTTACCTTCCATTACAGGCTTGCTGGCCTCAGGACCGATATTGCCTAAACCAAGCACGGCGGTACCATTGCTGATCACAGCAACCAGATTGCCTTTGGCGGTATATTTATAAACATCTTCGGTATTATCGGCAATCTTTAAACATGGTTCAGCTACCCCCGGGGAGTAGGCCATAGTTAAGTCGCGCTGCGAATTTGTTGGTTTGGTAGGTACAACTTGTATCTTCCCGGGACGGCCTTGAGAGTGGTAATTCAGCGCGTCCTGTTTTCGGTTAGTTTTATTCATTTTTTTCAAATTGAAGCGCCCAAAATTACAATTCTTTTTACGGAACAAGCATAAAAAAGCCCCTTTTTACGATTATGTTAAAAAGAGGATAAAATACGGTTAATGTTTTGATAAGATGCGTTTAAAAGATTGTATTTAGCAAAATATCTACTTTTTCTTTTTTGCTTTCTCCATGTTCTTTTGTACCCTGAACTTTACAATTTTGGTGATCAGTTCCAATGGCATCGGCTCATCTAACGGAAACTGAACCGAGCCTTTGGCCCCTTTGTAGCCCGAAAGTTCTTCTTTAAATTCTTCCAGGCCTTGCGGGGCCGGGTAAAAACCAATGTGATTTTTAAAGCCGCCGAAATGTACCAGGTTGCCGTCAAGGATAAACGTGGGAATAGCGTATTTGATAGCCTCTTCGGCTTCCGGAGCAGCTGCCTTTATCGTGGCCCGTACCAATTGTAGTTTTTGTTGAACATCCTCCGGGAAACCGGCAATATATTCATCAATATTCTCCTTTGGCTTTTCCATGTTGATGGGTGATTGGTTGAAATAAATCTACAAAAAAAACATGTCATTGCGAGGAGGAACGACGAAGCAACCGCATGCTATACAGAGCGGCTATGCTTCCGTGCGATTGCCACGCTTCGCTCAATGACATGGATTTGTTTACATCCCAGATAACAGTTGCGGAAGGTTCTTATTTTCCAATAAACTTTCTTCAAAAAGGCGTCATTGCGAGGAACGAAGCAATCCCAAACTATACAGGGCAGACCTGCTGATCGGGGATTGCTTCGTTCCTCGCAATGACGCCTTTTATAACTCTATTATATACTAATATAAAAACTTAATTCTTCGAATATCCTCCGTCATCCTGCACATTGGCGGCAACTTCACCAACTGATACTTTCAGCATAGCGCCTACCGGTGCGCGGTTAGTTTTAAGATGATTCCATACTTTCAGGTCTGATACTTCACAGCCAAACTTATCAGCTATAGAGGCAAGGGTTTCGCCTTTTCTTACTTTATGATGGGTTGGAATATGGCGCTCAGATTTAGCAGGTGAGTATTGAACAGCAGCATATGTAGCCGGTTTAGCCGCAACTGTTGATATTGGAGCATCAACGCCGTTTAATACATTGTACAAAGCAGCATAATTACCTTTTGCAGTTTGCGGAATAATAAGCCTGCGTGGTGTTTTAGGGCTTCCGTTAACTACAGCCATTCGGTACGATGGATTAAGGATAGTGATTTCCCTTAAGCTAACATCAAGTGCCTGGGCAACATTGCTCAAAGGCACTACCCTTTTTACCATTACCGTATCGGTACGGGTAGAGAAGTTACAGGCCTGCGCCACAATGTTATGCTTATTAAAATAGTTCATTACATAATTCATGGCAATGAAAGCCGGTACATAGCCCCGGGTTTCAACTGGCAGGTACTGGCGGATACTCCAGAAATCAGTTACGCCACCTGCTTTTTCAACAGCGCGCTCTACATTGCTTTTACCGCAATTGTACGATGCGATGGCCAGCAGCCAGTCGCCAAATTCCTGGTAGGCATCTTTTAGGTAGGCCGCAGCCGCATAGCTCGACTGGATTGGATCACGACGTTC includes:
- a CDS encoding NADP-dependent malic enzyme — its product is MNKTNRKQDALNYHSQGRPGKIQVVPTKPTNSQRDLTMAYSPGVAEPCLKIADNTEDVYKYTAKGNLVAVISNGTAVLGLGNIGPEASKPVMEGKGLLFKIYADIDVFDLELNAKSVDDFVNIVKALEPTFGGVNLEDISAPTCFEIERRLKAEMNIPVMHDDQHGTAIISGAALMNACEIQGKKLDKIKMVVNGAGAAAVSCSKMYLSLGVKKENLVMFDINGVLNHDRTDLDDIRMEFATTRTDVKTLADAMKDADVFVGLSAGNVVTPDMLKAMAKKPIVFAMANPVPEIDYDLAAGTRNDIIMATGRSDFPNQVNNVLGFPYIFRGALDVRATAINEEMKIAATHAIAEMAKKPVPEAVNLAYNLTNLKFGKDYIIPKPMDQRLITEVSMAVAKAAIASGVARKVITDWDAYQEELRSRLGTNDKLLRNLTAKAKQDPKRVVFAEADNYKILRSAQIVKEEGIATPILLGNEARIKKIIQDNDLDLGDVHIIDPREGCEHMDEYAEFLYNKRQRRGITLYEAKKQLVDRNYYGACMVQFGRADALISGLTKNYVTTVKPALQIIGTEEGVNRVAGMYMMITAKGPVFFGDTTVNVNPCVNDLVDITVLIERSVKQFNISPRIAVLSYSNFGSNEGEVPEKTRETVAILHEKYPDMVVDGDMQANFALNADLLADNFPFSTLNGKPANTLIFPNLESGNIAYKLLQEIGGAEAVGPILVGLKKPVHVLQLGSSVREIVNMVTIAVVDAQAKAAANS
- a CDS encoding lytic transglycosylase domain-containing protein — encoded protein: MKRLFTLTICLLSLQILQAESITTNSAKTVKQVNLVTRVNSDAINADTTILPVLNQPMPLSSYGGIYKRRLDSIRKDIQLDYNEYVQAYIDLYMHNRDEMGQVAGLTKYYFPIYEKAFREAGIPDEIKFLSIVESKLDPNAVSRVGATGLWQFMGTTAKIYGLNMDNYVDERRDPIQSSYAAAAYLKDAYQEFGDWLLAIASYNCGKSNVERAVEKAGGVTDFWSIRQYLPVETRGYVPAFIAMNYVMNYFNKHNIVAQACNFSTRTDTVMVKRVVPLSNVAQALDVSLREITILNPSYRMAVVNGSPKTPRRLIIPQTAKGNYAALYNVLNGVDAPISTVAAKPATYAAVQYSPAKSERHIPTHHKVRKGETLASIADKFGCEVSDLKVWNHLKTNRAPVGAMLKVSVGEVAANVQDDGGYSKN
- the ruvA gene encoding Holliday junction branch migration protein RuvA, with protein sequence MYDYISGKLMFKSPSYVVIDAGGVGYHINISVNTYSGIGEDEKCKLFAWLHVKEDAHTLYGFATEGERRLFLHLISISGIGPNTARMMLSSITPAEIQAAIVNGNVSLIQRIKGIGPKSAQRIILELQDKLRKEGPDTLTVVPVSQTVKDEALSALVMLGFARNTAEKVLDQEIKKNNGELTVEELIKFALKTL
- a CDS encoding iron chaperone, whose translation is MEKPKENIDEYIAGFPEDVQQKLQLVRATIKAAAPEAEEAIKYAIPTFILDGNLVHFGGFKNHIGFYPAPQGLEEFKEELSGYKGAKGSVQFPLDEPMPLELITKIVKFRVQKNMEKAKKKK
- the sprA gene encoding cell surface protein SprA encodes the protein MTKVFTYKTLISVLFIVVFGGLGNVYAQQKPTPAAKNDTTKSNVPINLTAPRSQRMREGIFNADPANLVRTIEYDPATNRYILYERVGNLLYRPPQYLTFEQYLRLKERSTQRGYFQQLADNYAYDSQQPGFIPPIKVRSHTFEQIFGSSVIDIRPQGSAEMILAGQVNKNQNPLFNTRQRSQFNFNFDQRIQLNVTGNIGDKLKITTNYNTDAQFQFENQIKLDYTGSPDEIIQKIEAGTVSMPLNTTLITGSQALFGVKTKLKFGRLDVTSIFSQQRSQSKTITITNGSQQGEFRLTPADYEANKHFFLSQYFRNNYNRALANIPIISSNINITKIEVWTTNRTNVTTDSRDILGFIDLGENNPYNKTRIVGGGSALPAGFKGPGFAQQSNNLLSVLPQNARLTNSNDVANFFQGSGSTDNYSKLTYARKLTDKEYTLHPQLGYISLNYPLNNDEVLAVAYQYTVNGVQYQVGEFSSDVAVNPNTPNVLFVKLLKGELLKTNLPTWDLMMKNIYSLGAFQIAPTNFKLTVTRLDDKSGIEKTVMEEGQNTKGKLWLQIAGLDNLNQQSDKKPDGYFDFLEGITIDSQNGRISFPVVEPFGSDLAAQFTPGETDLTKRYVYQALYDSTKTIAQQYFPALNRYVIKGTYTSTGGSEYQLNAVNIPQGSVNVTAGTVKLQEGNDYTVDYNAGRIRILNQALLSSGQPITVKLENNELFGVQQKSLYGTRLDYHASDKLQLGATLMHLTEQPLTQNEVAGEESISNTIWGFDANYSSNSRFLTRLVDKIPGIHTKVPSSINFYGEFAKLMPGSPGALNFAGSKNGTSYLDDFENSQSVIDVKAANAWQISGTPQLFTESTLFDNLSYGYNRARLAFYNIDPIFYTNTGSIPVSRSELSNHYVRQVIEQEVFPYKQSATGQPLSLATLNMAFYPTIRGPYNYTTTGINPDGTLQNPKTRWGGMFRKLETNDFESLNVSYIEFWVLDPFIYKPNSAGGDLYFNLGSISEDILKDGRKSLENSLPVDGDMTKVDETNWGRVSKLQPVVNAFDNNPDARKLQDVGLDGMNDQDEQTKFAPVVQQIKGQLNAQAANTYAADPSSDDYQYYQGPALDQARAGILDRYSKYNGTDGNSKTAQQSQAELGLQNSASTSLPDGEDINRDNNMSQEDSYFQYKVSMRPADMVVGQNYISDKVTAQVKLPNGTTQAVNWYQFRIPITDYQSRVGNIQDFKAIRFMRMFMTNFADTAVLRFATLELVRGEWRAFNTEKNPLNVIADPAIQNPPIDNSTIDVQAVNIEENGNRTPIPYVVPPGINRQRNYNNLQTNTKLNEQSLSINVKSLRDGYSRAAFRTFYNDLRKYKRLQMFIHAEGDYVKDNDLNAFIRLGVDYQDNYYEYELPLKITQPGTSDPGAIWPDVNEMDLELDLLVRAKLARNHSNVAYNQLFKYTEGDKVVYIKGQPDLSKLRTIMLGVRNPYKGTNAIPDDGLDKSGTVWFDELRLTDFDQRGGWAATARIDAKLADFADITVSGSKTTIGFGTLDSRLNDRSQSDDQTYDVSANVELGKFFPDKSGIHIPAYINLSSQRSMPQYDPGAPDVELKASLAAATSTKERDSIRNAAIDITTRKSINFTNVHKARTNQNAINHIWDIENFNATYAYTEYNHHDFVTQNDVEKTYNLTLAYNYTNQPKYYSPFAKIIKSNMLALFRDLNFSLLPSRLNFSINFDRFYSENTLRDNDPNNYIPIPTTTFNKYFNITRVYGIGWNLSKSLQMDIDATNLSVVDEPAGRINGLKRDTLWDNLKKLGRTTNYNHTINFNYTVPINKIPGLDWVSAVARYSTHFNWQTQPLFAINSTNYDVGNSIQNSRAIQLNPTLNMVSLYNKFPFIRKANNPNKKNNILIGLLTSVKNLSATYTRTQGTFLPGYLPQSGFFGADGSAPGLGFLLGSQTDIRTKAVANGWITKDTLQNQLYTTSLNEDMHFRGIIEPFKDLRIELTAFKTQDHNYQANFKYLASSNSIETLSPVTSGNYSVSFLTIGTAFESAKGINNVSSTFQKFLDARTVISQRLGRTNPNSSGVTDGYADGYGPNSQNVLVPAFLAAYAGKNASGSNLSQFPKIPIPNWQVTYNGLSKISWFQDIFDSFDLSHGYRSSYNVSGFTSLLQYQQANGASSARDLNNDFLPLYQFSQVTIFEQFVPLLGASMRFKNSMTANAEYRQSRSLSLSMLNSQLAQQNEKIIVLGFGYHTKDFHFPFGWFEGIQHKDVNFKLDFSLRDNKTLIYRADVESAEISSGAQNITVRPSIDYVINQRFNLNLFYDSNLTKPYTSQTFNTSFTNFGINLKLLLQ